CATTAGCCTGTCTTGTTCCAGGCTGAGGCCAGACTAGTGGGGAAGCTGTAAGCAAGGGCTGGTAAGAGCCCCAAGTATTGCCGGCCTGACAGACTCAGTGACCTGGAAAGACAGATTTAACCCAGATAGGCTCTGGTTAGGCTATTTCCAGATCTGGTGTGACACCATTGAAGACATTGAAGTGATTGGGGTTAACTAACAGAGCTGCTTGGTGTGGTACTGGCACCAAAAGGAGTAAGCCCAACCAAAACAAggtcacctgcccccccccccccccccccccccccttatgtAGACCATCCAGTGAAACTAATACCATTTAAGAGTGACAAGCTGTTGACTTTGCCAGGATCCTGTACAACATAAAACGATTAAAGTACTACATAAGAAAGGAATGGGAATCTCATAGACTGTTGACTTTGTTTGCCAGTTGTATTTTGAATGAGGGGGATGCCTAAGACAGTTTGTGTCCATTCCAATCTCCTGACAGCTCCGCTTTATCACTATGGTCAGAGGTGGAGTCATGCTGTAGGTATGTGTCACTGAGCAAGTCAGCACAGGGCACTCTTAACAAACATCCACAGAGGCTCACTCATTGCCTGCCAGCCTCCACTTCAGTCATGGGGTGTGTTCGAACAAAGCAGTGTTATCCACCCCTTTCATTTCAACACCTCGCTGGAACCACTTTAAGGCAACAACCACTGTATTCTGAAATGTGTCAACTGTCGCTTGAACAATACGGTACTTCTAGTACCAGGGTTAGATACAATGCTGACTAAACGGTGTGATAGACTTAAAATACTCTTAATGTTAAGCAGCTAGCAACTTTGGCCTGCTTGCCAAAATTAGTGGCTTCGTGAGGCAGACACTGAGGCCTTGCCAGATATCTTTGCTAGCTGGATTAATGTGGCTAAGAAAATTAGTCGTTAAATATTGACAGTCTACCGTCATTGGAGggttatagctagctagctatacagACATATAACTAACCAAGACGCGTTATCAAGCTAGCTATTTTTACAAACACGCTGAATGTTTACACAGCTGTAGCTAAAGCTAAGGAGagttgctaatgttagctagcaaAATTATCCAGCCAAAACGACGCCATAATGACCACACTAAAATGGCTGCACTCACAGACTAGTACTAGTAGACTGTCATCTAAATTCGGTTTCATATCTTCCCTATACAGTGTAAATATTTTGGTTCTAAAATGCATAGACAAACAGACTATCACAGTCGCAGAGTTTAATCCCACGAACGGGTGAGAGATCCAAAACGCAGAACTAGCTGGCGAGAGATGGTTGCGTTGGCTAGCCATGGCATCACAACGCACGAGCTCTTGCTTCAACTAGACTACTTAATATCATGTAGCTAGATAAACTAGCTAGTCTAGTCCCCTTACTAAAGGAGAAATAGGATGTCAAATGATTGTGGGATGTGATAAACGTAGGTTACAATCTGTAACAAAATACATTGAAATAGCGTTACAATAGCTATCCAGCTATCACAACAACGCAGACAGATCTGGTCAGCGCTAGCCTTGTGCTAGCTATTTAGCGGATCTGCCGTAGCAGTCGCAAGCTAACATTACCTGAAGTTCGGCCCTCTCCACTTCCCAATGAGCCCTCTCCATCTCAAATCGGGCCCATTCGTGTTGAATGTAGTGTAGAATACCAGGGATAGTATATTGCTGTGGCCGAGGCATCTCGTCTTGCTGCTGTAGCGCCATCACTGCGCTTCCTCCGCCACCGATTTGGGGATTAACGTTGTTGTTATTCCCTTGCTgcggctgttgctgctgctgtcttGGGGCGGCCATTCCAACTCCTCCGCCAGGGTGTTCATCCATTTTTAAGACAGAGAAAGTCCCAACAATTTGCCGTTGGATTttgtccccctcccctgtctcagcTCAGTATTTTCGTCAGAAGTCGACCGTTGTTCTGCCTGAAGTGCCTCGCAGGCAATGATGAGTTGGAGGTATGTTTTGGATTTGGTGTCAGTGTACGGATTTGCCGACCGCCATTACTCCTTTCCCTGGATGTCTCTCCTTACTGCGGGGGTGAGGGAGAACTGGGCCGCACTGCATGGCGGGAGTTATTCACCCTTTTTCCTGTCATCGACTGACATTACTGAGCATGCGTTTGACAATCTACTGTCCGGCGCTTGCTAGGAAATGGACCAAGAAACCAGTGGACCCCGATACAACCAGAAGTAGCTAAATGTACGTTTGAAATATGCAGTGAAACACAGTGGGCGTTAACATTGTGATCTTTGTTAGACGTGTGTCTATAGAGTTATTCTGTGGAAGCTTAAGTTTAGCTGTTTGGTCAGTGTCTACAGCTTGCGGTGGTGTTTCTGTGTAAACGGTAAAGAACACTGTATGCCTTGTTTTGTTTACGAATACttaacccccacctccacacccctatGCCCGTAGGTGTACACGATGATCAAGTTCCTGCTGATGGTAAACAAACAGGGGCAGACCCGGCTGTCCAAGTACTACGAGGCCGTGGAGGTGGTTAAGAGAGCGCCCCTTGAAGCTGACGTGGTGAAGGGATGTCTGTCACGCAAAAAAGAGGAGGTCTGCTCTCTCAAGCACATTCAGGCCTTTAAGCTGTTAGGGTAGTGGATAACGTATTGTATTACGTACTGTAACAATAATCTACTGCAGAGCCTTCTCAAACTGACTGCTGCAGCCTCACCTAAGTCTCAAGGTCTAAATTGTACTTTCACTAATGTGCTTAGTCTGGTGCCTTTCCAGTGCTCCTTTGTGGAATACAAGGATTTCAAGCTGGTGTACCGTCAGTATGCCGCCCTGTTTATAGTGGTCGGCATCAGTGGTTCAGAGGTGAGAAATCGTCCAGGAGAGGACACAAGGTTCAATTGAATCCATAGATGAATCATATTTGCGTGTGACAGCATGTATGGtttaaaatatacagtacacatataCATAATTACGATTTTCTTAGTGGGATAATCTCTCCACAGAATGAGCTGTCCATCTATGAACTGGTCCACAACTTTGTGGAAGTTCTTGACAAGTACTTCAGTCGTGTGGTGAGTTCAGGTGCTGTTACAACTAAGTGTTCTTGGTCTGTATAGCAAATTATTATAAATTGGGTttatttgatttgtatttcctctTTTTCCAACAGAGTGAACTGGATGTATCCTTTACACATGAATAGATTAGGAGGAAATAGGACCTCTGGAACGTGTAAGCCTAACCCATAAACTTGTCTGTCTATATATGCCTAATGTGTCGTAAAATGGGGCTTTATTGATTTCCTGAGTTGTAGCCCAGATCATGTTCAACCTGGACAAGGTGCACATCATACTGGATGAGATGATTCAGAACGGCCACATCGTGGAAACTAACAAGAACCGCATTCTGGCTCCTCTGCTGGCCCTGGACAAGATGGCTGACTCATAACGGCTGTTTTTTAAAACCTAGAAGTAAATACATTTTGTGGATATAGTTTGTAACATTTTCATGTGATCTACTGTATTTCCTGTTATTGATTACTTTTTATATATGATGATTTacctttttataaataaaaaccaAAACTAAGACATGACACGTTTTATACtttgcaaacattttaatgattATTTTTTGGAGCATACACATTTGAAAATATCTGTTTACTTCAAACTGCAACTTGAGTTAAATAAATGTTTATAATATACAAAGAAAATACAAGGGAAAGCATAGCTTGCTTTTTTTTCCTTAAATGTGCCTTGCACACAGAACCAGTGTTTTTGCCTCTATAGCTTCATTGTAAAATGACACAGATGCACTCTGGGACTTTGATCATGTGATCCTTATAGCAGGGTAATGGACAAAAACATACTCACACTGTAACGAAAGCAAAatgaaaaggaggaagaaaatAATAAGCATGTGCATGATTGTATGCCGTTTTAAGAAGTAAAAGGaaggaaacaaaataaatcCTAATATCCAAACAAGGCAGGCACTAGTAAAACTTAAAaccagggatggggagagaaggatgcCCAAACACTCTACAGCAGTTAGCTCTACAGAAGCAGGTGGATATCCTCCCTCAGACTGGGGGTGAATGGGGCCCACAATGTGGGGAAAAAGTCAATGGGTGTCTGAAAACCAAAAGAACTACAGATAACTTTTACACATATGTTCGCAGCACAGCCAGAGTTATGGTTGAGAGAAGTAAACACTGCAGGAGAACTGCCCTGACTCCCAGTCGGTCAAACCTTTGAAGCGGTAAAGTGTCCAGGGGTGAGGGAATggtggtgagaggagggaggcagaggggagatgggggttgCAGACCTTTTCAGTAGCTAGTGGAGTCTTCATTTGACTTTGTCTTAACGGGTGTGTATGGGGGTGCaaaggggggggatggggaggttggtgggggcagaggggggggggatctcatCAGAGAGCACAGCTTTGTTTGTTTATTCTGCAACAAAAACACGACACGGCTTCGTctccaccaccagggggcgatgTTGGTCAgtcaggtgaggggggagacagagcatgctCAGTTGAGGTGGAAGCCCTTCTCCATGGTTGCTGCCAGGAGGCGCTCTCTCATGATGTCTTCAGAGGAATACTCTGGCAGCTTTAGGTAGTGCACACATGTGTTGACCGATGGGTAGCTAGAGTCTGTGGCATCCACCTGAAGAGAGGGGCCCAAACACATAGTAAGTTAAGGGAGTGTAAGGGaggcagatggctgagcggttagggaatcgggctattactcagatggtttccggttcgattcctggccgtacaaaattatgttgtttccttgggcaagacacttcaccctgctttcCCGGTGGTTCTCAAAGTAGAGAGGACTTGTCTTGACACGTGTGTTTGAGGCGTTACCTTGCGGACGATGGTGAGGCGTGGGTGCAGGTTGGCGAGGCCCCCAGGGGGCAGCGTCGAGCAGCCGGTCGTGAACTGGAGGAAGGCTTTCCGTTCGTCTGACGACATGCCACAGAGAACCCTGACGAAGCGCAGGAACCCGGGGCTGTGGGGAGACAAGCCAAACGTGTGGCGGATGTGTTACCATGCACAAATAACcacacattttaaaataaatatgtaaTCTTTCGATCTGATAAATGTGCAACaaccagaaaaaaaaactaaaaaccatACATTTTAGACACTCCTTATTTACATCATTTTGCATTATTTAGAGTTAACACAATTCAGCGTGCATGTTACATATTCGGTAACATAAATATCTAATCTTTCGATCTGATAAATGTGCAACAgtcagagaaaaacaaaaaccagtgtgtgtgtgtgtacctgtcccttGTGTATCCCAGTTTGGGCTCGGTGTAATTGACGATGTCCTCCGAGGTCCAGGAAGGAGACTGGTTCCCACAGAGGATCATCTGCACCTCCTTGTGGCTGAATGAGCTGAGTTTCTCCATGGGGAAGACCCTGTTGAAGCCCTCTGGAGGAGGAAACGTCAGAGAAAAGAGGACCGGTGTGAggttgaggagagagcagaggcagtAGTGCGACTTAGTTTAAACGTAATCATTAAACCAAGTGAATCGACATCCTCATAAACGTATCAGGTTGAATCGGAGCTTGTTCCATGTGTTCAGTCTTACCTCTAAAGGCCTCCATCTGTTTCTGAATGCCGGTGTGCATGCAGAAGTCAAACATCAGCTCCACGTACTCCTCTGCATTCTCCATGGTCACCAtctggagagacaggtgaggggggagaggggttttacAACACTGTCTATCTGATGCTTCTTCTGTACAACCACATCTAGCTCCCTGTGGAGCTGCTAAGGTAAACCCAGGCAAAGACAGAATGTCAGTTACTTTCTTGTCCCCTACCTCGTCATCTCCATTGGGCTTCAGGTCCACAGCAGAGAAGCCGTGCACCTTGGAGGAGGGGCAGAACTGGAAATTCAGCCTGCAGGGGATGGACAGAGGATGGGTGTTAGGAGTCATGGTGTGGAATAGGGCCAAGCCCAGGGGTCTACGGGGTAAGGCTAGCGTCAGGTCGGCTCCCGGGGGTTCGGGAGACTTCACAGAGGGCCGTGTGGGGTGGTGTaagaggaggggtgcaggggaagGGGTCTGAAGGGGTGGTGTaagaggaggggtgcaggggaagGGCCTGAAGGGGTGGTGTaagaggaggggtgcaggggaagGGCCTGAAGGGGTGGTGTAAGAGGAGGGGTGCAAGGGAAGGGGCCTGAAGGGGTGGTGTAAGAGGAGGGGTGGTGTaagaggaggggtgcaggggaagGGGCCTGAAGGGGTGGTGTAAGAGGAGGGGTGGTGTaagaggaggggtgcaggggaagGGCCTGAAGGGGTGGTGTaagaggaggggtgcaggggaagGGCCTTACCCCAGATCGTCTATACTGAGGGGGGATCCGACGCCCATGGGGTCCTTCAGCATGAGGTCCTGCAGGCGAGTGTTCTTCTCATCCTCAGACAGACTCTTGTTGCCCAGGATCTGCCTCCTCTTCACAGCCAACTCCTTCAGCTCCTTAAGGAAACGAGCcctaagtggaggaggagagggcatgtTGAGAAGCAGGCACACACTGTGACTTGGCATTGAAGACTACTGATAAATTAAAGTAATTTATAGAAAGTTGTTACAGGCAACACTTGTGTTTGTTACAAGCAAGCTTTTGAAATATTCTGTATGAGAGGCAGGGAGTGTCCTGTACCTGTGAGGATTGACCAGTTCAAAGTCCTCCCAGGTGAGTATTCCATGGTACCAGGCTGGGGGCTTCGGCTTAGGGGGGTCTAGGATGAACTCTGACTTTGAGTCCTCATCAAAGCTTCCCACAGAGTAAGTGTCCTGGCTCTCCTCCGTCGAGGCCTCTGATTGGATCTCGGACAGGAAGTGACGGTCCGGGTCGTGGAAGTGTGACCCACCGTGAGGCCCGGTACGTGACTGGTAAAGCAGCTTGCTCATATTTGACTTAATGTCACCCATGCAGAGCAGCTTGAAGAAGGGGCGGGAGATGGGGAGGTCAACCAATCGGTTGTCTTGGATGCATTTGGCCAGGAACActcccaggaagaggaagagtttGTAGAGGCGTTCCAATTCAGCGCTGTCctgggggaagggggcaggGAACAAGCCACAGGAACGCTGGACGTAGTACCCAGGGGGTTTCAGACCGCCACCCAGGTCCAcctacaaaacacaaacacattaactAATCTGAAGAGCACTACAACAAATGATCTTCTCTGGAGTGCGTTTGGGCTCTACTACATGTGTCACTGAGATCTAACGAACCAATGCTCCTCATGTTACTCAGTAATTCCTCAACATTTGTAGCCATGGTTACCTGTCTGGACTCGTCGTCAGGGAAGTCGTCGTCACATAGCCAGATGCCAAGGGAGGTCCTCTGGAACTCGGCTGCCACCAGAGCATAGAACTCCAGCGTGGGCCCcagtcctgtcccctcctcGCCCTGGAACtccacctggggggaggaggggaggcagggagagagggaggcagggatagagggagggaggcagggagagagggaggcatggagagggggagggagggagggagagggggaggcaggcagggagagggggaggcagggatagagagagggaggcagggagagagagaaggaggcagggagagatggaggcagggagggagagggggaggcaggcagggagagggggaggcagggagacagagagggaggcagggagagggaggcaggcaggcagagggggaggcagggagagggaggcaggcaggcagagggggaggcagggagagggggaggcagggaggcaaagagagagggagagaaaggcatAAACAGAGACCATATTTAATGTCAACAGAATTAACCATGATGATCAACTTCCAACTTCGAAAGCCATGCACCTACAGCAAAAGCACACTCCTACAAGACAAGCTTCACCTGCACCTGGAAGACTGTGGTGTCTCTTGGTTTGAATTGCCCAGAAACCAGAGTGTGCACGTGGTTGCTCTCAGTGCCCTACTTGATATGCCATCTGCCTAGTGTACAACATTTCACACAGTCCAGGGTTCAATTTGGTACTCTTGACAAACCCAGTTACACATTGTTACATCTCACCTCCAGGACCGACTTCCTGTCGGCGTGGATCTGCATGACGCTCTCCGCCCACTCCATCATGCTCTCGCCGCGGGGCACTTTGACCCTCTCGTGTTTCAGCCGGCCCACGCGGAACTCTCCTGGGTCGTCTCTACGCACCGTGGTCGACGGTCTGGAACGTTCCATGGTGGCCTCGCGGCGGTTCTGCAGCCACACGATGGCTCTGACGGAACAGGCAGAACCTCGGGtcagcatcagacacacagacagggacgCCATGACCAGGGAGGACAAGTGTGTCACGAGGCAGAACAGACCTGGATGCCCCGAAAGCAGTGCAGGTGAAGTAGAGCTGTCTGGTCTCGAAGGGGATGAGGAAGGGACACTTGCTGGTCAGCTGCTCACACCAGTCAGGCAGAGCACCACTGGCCAGGGCCAGAGGCTCCTCGATCTGCTGCAGGATCTTGGTCGTCACCTTCTTGCTGGTGAACTCCTCAGGAGAAGCATTGAACTGAAGGTCGTCCACGTCTAGGCCGCAATAACAGACAAGACATTAAGGAGACGAGTTGTGGGACAAACTTCGGGAGACCCGAGGGTTAAGAGGTGCTTCGAAGAGGCTCTAGGTCAGGGGATCTCAAACTGCCGGCCCCACGGGCCACTTCCGGTCCGCGGAATAGCATTATTTTTACTAGTACTTTCATATACGTTCCAAGAGGCTAGTTTTATATAAAACTACTAGTAAAAATAATactattttttggggggagggggacgggaTTATATTATATTTTCGGCATCATGTAGCAGGCcgtagggagagggggaccgGAAGTGGCCCGCGGTCCGGCAGTTTAAGATGGCTGCTGTAGGTGGACATCTTTGGTCTGCCGTACCTTCCTGCAGCGTGCGCCCAGTCGCAGGGTCTCCACCAATGATGAACAGGATGCGGAGCAGCTGCAGTACGTCCTCCACGCCACAGG
The Osmerus mordax isolate fOsmMor3 chromosome 9, fOsmMor3.pri, whole genome shotgun sequence genome window above contains:
- the ap4s1 gene encoding AP-4 complex subunit sigma-1 — its product is MIKFLLMVNKQGQTRLSKYYEAVEVVKRAPLEADVVKGCLSRKKEECSFVEYKDFKLVYRQYAALFIVVGISGSENELSIYELVHNFVEVLDKYFSRVSELDIMFNLDKVHIILDEMIQNGHIVETNKNRILAPLLALDKMADS